CAAAAGTCAACTGTTTTCATATTGAAGATGGGATAAATAGGATGTTTGTTCCAAAGTGCATTTCGCCTGAAGGATGATGAACGAGATCAGATTCCTGCAGATAACGTCTTTGGGTTTGCTGAGCACTATGGGGCGCCAGTTTACCAGAGTTGCGGGAGAGCCGTCGGTTGGTAAATCATGCTGTATCGAGCAGGTTTATTCTTTTGTGACATTTGTCTTCTTTTTGTCTGTCGAGAGTTTCCGGATGGCATTCTCTGCAATCTCGCGCAGCCACATATCGTCTGACGCGCGCAGCTTGTCGAGATCCGGAATCGCTATTTGGGCCGATGCTCCCATTTCTCCCAAGGCGCGGGCGGCCTCACGTGGGACGCCGAAACGATTCGGGTTCTTTTCGATTAACGCCTTCCGTAGTGCGGGGATGGCTGCCTTGGCAGAGGGACCGATGCCACCCAGTGCTTTTAAGACTGTCTCCCGAAATGTTCCCCATTCCGACTTATCTTCTATTTCGAGGGCCTGAATGAGCACGGCTATGGCGGCATCGTTGCCAATTACACTTAAGGCTTCCACCGCCTCTGACTGAGCTTGAGTATTATTTGTTGGACCTTCGCGCACCTTCCGAACGAGAAAGTCGAATCCTGCTTTGGCCTCCGGTTGGTTCGGGACGATTTTTACCAGTGCAGCAGCTGCCCAGACTTTGACGATCTCAACCTCGTGTATCCCCTCCCAGAGCCCAGAGGTCCTACTCTCTTGCTCCCTGTTTTCGTTGTCCATAAGCACGTCACTCGCCAGAAACCGCTTCAATGTTGGAACTGCGGCTGCTGCTTTGGGACCAATGTCAGCCAGGGCCCGGATGATGTCGAGACGAACGGGCATAGAGGGCATCTCAAAACCTTTTTAATAGTGTAAATAAACACCCAAGAATTACAAAGCTTTCGTAGAGGTAATCGTGATATTCCCAGCGCGTGACAATGCGACGATAGTTGTGGAGCCAGGCAATACTGCGTTCCACAATCCAACGTCGTTTGAAGCGTGGAAGCTTTCGACCATCTTGCGTCGGCGGTTTGACTCTCGATTTTCGATGCGGGCAGATCAGATCGATATTCTTTTCCATCAGCCGTTTGCGCAACGAGTCCGAATCGGCGGCTTTGTCATAAACAAGTCGCTCGGGTTGTCGATTTTGCAATGTGATTTTTTCAAGCAGCGGTTCGATCAGCTTGACTTCGCTACGACGGGCCGATTCTGTGTCGATCGCCACAGGTGTCCCGTGACGATCGACAAAAATCATGACCTTTGTGCCTTTGCCACGACGAGTCGGGCCAACTCTTCTACCCCTTTTTTTGCCGAGGCAAAAGTGCCATCAGCAAAGGTTTCCGAGAAATCAATCTGGCCAGCATCATCCATTCGTTCCAAGATGATTTGCCAGGCAGATAAGAGCCGCCCTTCGATCGTCCATTGCTGGAAACGTCGATGGCACGTCGCTTTTGAGGGATACTCTCTTGGTAAATCTTTCCATCGTGCTCCTGTCACCAAAATCCAGAGAATGCCTTCCAGGCAATCTCGTGGATGGGCTTTTGGACGTCCTCCCTTTTTGGAAGGGGGAGTCCAGGGAAACAGTTTTGCGACTAAAGACCATTGTTTATCGGTCAAAACGACCGGGCGTTCCGTCCTGGACG
This genomic interval from Gimesia alba contains the following:
- a CDS encoding HEAT repeat domain-containing protein; this encodes MPSMPVRLDIIRALADIGPKAAAAVPTLKRFLASDVLMDNENREQESRTSGLWEGIHEVEIVKVWAAAALVKIVPNQPEAKAGFDFLVRKVREGPTNNTQAQSEAVEALSVIGNDAAIAVLIQALEIEDKSEWGTFRETVLKALGGIGPSAKAAIPALRKALIEKNPNRFGVPREAARALGEMGASAQIAIPDLDKLRASDDMWLREIAENAIRKLSTDKKKTNVTKE
- a CDS encoding transposase, with the translated sequence MIFVDRHGTPVAIDTESARRSEVKLIEPLLEKITLQNRQPERLVYDKAADSDSLRKRLMEKNIDLICPHRKSRVKPPTQDGRKLPRFKRRWIVERSIAWLHNYRRIVTRWEYHDYLYESFVILGCLFTLLKRF
- a CDS encoding transposase — its product is MYMTLVWWPKRKRVSTKTASRTERPVVLTDKQWSLVAKLFPWTPPSKKGGRPKAHPRDCLEGILWILVTGARWKDLPREYPSKATCHRRFQQWTIEGRLLSAWQIILERMDDAGQIDFSETFADGTFASAKKGVEELARLVVAKAQRS